A region from the Lentimonas sp. CC4 genome encodes:
- the tpiA gene encoding triose-phosphate isomerase: protein MSNSARKYLIAGNWKMNLNSAEGAELAKDVVSVVGPQTDVSVCVCPTFTTLEAVSQVVNDSNVSLGAQNMHFEASGAYTGEISAEMLRHLFCKFVILGHSERREYFGETDAIVNKKTLAALAANLKPIVCIGETLEEREAGKVNEVIKTQLEGALVGVTADAADALVIAYEPVWAIGTGKTATPEMAEEVHAEIRCLLAGLIGEEAGDKVRILYGGSMKPGNAPELLAQKNIDGGLIGGAALKASDFAGIIEAAVELSK from the coding sequence ATGAGTAACTCAGCACGTAAATACCTCATCGCAGGTAACTGGAAAATGAACTTGAACTCAGCCGAAGGTGCTGAGCTCGCTAAAGACGTAGTCAGCGTCGTAGGTCCTCAGACCGACGTCTCTGTATGTGTTTGCCCAACTTTCACGACGCTTGAAGCCGTGTCACAAGTGGTAAACGACTCCAACGTTTCTCTCGGTGCACAAAACATGCACTTCGAAGCGTCTGGCGCATACACTGGTGAGATCTCTGCAGAAATGCTTCGTCATCTCTTCTGCAAGTTCGTCATCCTTGGACACTCCGAGCGCCGCGAATATTTCGGTGAAACTGACGCGATCGTTAACAAGAAGACACTTGCTGCATTGGCTGCAAACTTGAAGCCAATCGTCTGCATCGGTGAAACACTCGAAGAGCGTGAAGCAGGTAAGGTCAACGAAGTGATCAAGACACAGCTCGAAGGTGCACTGGTTGGTGTAACTGCAGACGCTGCAGATGCACTCGTCATCGCTTATGAGCCAGTTTGGGCGATCGGCACAGGCAAGACTGCAACACCGGAAATGGCTGAAGAAGTGCACGCGGAAATCCGTTGCCTCCTTGCTGGCCTCATTGGTGAAGAAGCAGGTGACAAGGTTCGCATCCTCTATGGTGGTTCCATGAAGCCAGGTAACGCACCTGAACTTCTTGCTCAGAAGAACATCGACGGTGGTCTCATCGGCGGTGCAGCTCTCAAGGCAAGCGACTTCGCTGGCATCATCGAAGCAGCAGTCGAGCTTTCCAAGTAG
- the glpK gene encoding glycerol kinase GlpK: protein MKTEKYILALDQGTTSSRAILFNHEGEIVASAQKEFEQIYPKPGWVEHNPMEIWASQSATVTEALMRHNIDSNEIAGVGITNQRETTIVWDKQTGKPVYNAIVWQDRRTAGFCRKLQEDGIEAMVTEKTGLRLDPYFSATKLAWILDNVPNARSRAENGELLFGTVDTWLLWKLTGHKVHATDITNASRTLLMNLTTGDWDDSLLELFRIPRCILPEIRSCSEVYGHVDSSLSYAEAPIAGIAGDQHSALFGQACFTEGMAKNTYGTGCFLLMNTGKQPIRSQQNLLTTVAWRIGDQTEYALEGSVFIGGAVVQWLRDELQLVRNAAELNALAASVPNSNGLFLVPAFAGLGAPHWDPYARGAMLGITRGTNRAHFCRAALESIAFQCADLITAMEQDSGLPLKELRVDGGASRSVPLLQFQSDLLQTRVVRPKNIESTATGAAYLAGLAVGFWKNRKEIAAHWSADGQFKPQHDAYAMQPLRDGWSKAVGRAKAWVEET from the coding sequence ATGAAAACTGAAAAATACATTCTCGCCTTGGATCAAGGAACGACCAGTTCGCGCGCCATACTGTTTAACCACGAAGGCGAAATCGTCGCATCGGCTCAGAAGGAATTTGAACAAATTTACCCGAAGCCCGGTTGGGTGGAGCATAACCCGATGGAGATTTGGGCAAGCCAAAGTGCGACGGTCACAGAGGCTCTGATGCGACATAACATCGACTCCAACGAGATTGCTGGCGTTGGCATTACCAACCAACGCGAGACGACCATCGTTTGGGACAAGCAAACCGGTAAGCCAGTTTATAACGCCATCGTCTGGCAAGACCGCCGCACCGCTGGTTTCTGTCGCAAATTGCAAGAAGATGGCATTGAGGCAATGGTCACCGAAAAGACAGGCCTGCGGCTAGACCCTTATTTCTCGGCAACCAAATTAGCATGGATTCTAGACAACGTGCCCAATGCACGTAGTCGTGCTGAAAATGGGGAGCTACTATTCGGCACAGTCGACACATGGCTACTATGGAAACTAACCGGCCACAAAGTGCACGCCACGGATATAACCAATGCCAGTCGCACGCTATTGATGAATCTCACCACGGGCGATTGGGACGACTCGTTACTGGAACTATTCAGGATTCCTCGCTGCATCCTGCCAGAGATCCGCTCCTGCTCCGAGGTCTATGGGCATGTCGACAGTAGCCTCTCATACGCAGAAGCTCCGATAGCGGGCATCGCAGGCGACCAACATTCCGCCCTCTTCGGCCAAGCGTGCTTCACCGAAGGCATGGCTAAGAATACCTATGGCACTGGCTGCTTTTTATTAATGAATACGGGCAAACAACCGATTCGTTCGCAGCAGAACCTACTGACCACTGTAGCCTGGCGTATCGGCGATCAAACTGAATATGCGCTGGAAGGCTCCGTCTTCATTGGTGGCGCAGTCGTGCAATGGCTGCGTGACGAACTGCAATTGGTGCGTAATGCGGCCGAACTCAACGCATTGGCCGCCAGTGTGCCAAATAGCAACGGACTATTTCTGGTGCCTGCCTTTGCTGGACTCGGTGCACCGCATTGGGATCCCTACGCACGCGGTGCCATGCTCGGCATCACCCGCGGGACGAATCGTGCACACTTCTGCCGAGCGGCACTAGAGTCGATTGCCTTTCAATGTGCCGATTTGATCACAGCGATGGAGCAAGACAGTGGTCTCCCACTCAAGGAACTGCGCGTCGATGGCGGCGCTAGTCGCAGCGTGCCCCTACTCCAATTCCAATCGGATCTACTACAAACTCGCGTCGTGCGCCCCAAGAATATTGAGAGCACGGCCACGGGCGCCGCCTACCTCGCGGGGCTCGCAGTCGGATTCTGGAAAAACCGCAAAGAGATCGCAGCACATTGGTCAGCCGATGGTCAGTTCAAGCCACAGCATGATGCCTACGCAATGCAACCGCTACGTGACGGTTGGAGCAAGGCCGTCGGACGTGCAAAAGCCTGGGTAGAAGAGACTTGA
- the gap gene encoding type I glyceraldehyde-3-phosphate dehydrogenase, producing MATKIGINGFGRIGRLVFRSLVEKGLLGNEIEVVAINDLVPAENLAYLLKYDTTQGRFKGTVETKGDDVIVVNGNEIKTLALREGPAALPWKELGVDIVIESTGLFVQDEKAAGHIAAGAKKVIISAPGKGDGVKTVVLGVNDDELTAEHDIISNASCTTNCLAPMTKVILDNFGIVEGLMTTVHSYTATQKTVDGPSPKDMKGGRTAALNIIPSTTGAAKAVGLVLPEVQGKLSGMAFRVPTPTVSVVDLTVKTEKSTSYEDICAKMKEASEGSLKGILGYTEDEVASSDFIHDELSSIFDAGSGMGLSDSFFKLVSWYDNEWGYSNRVVELVQKVSKFL from the coding sequence ATGGCTACAAAAATTGGAATTAATGGTTTCGGCCGCATCGGTCGCTTGGTATTTCGCTCTCTCGTTGAGAAGGGCCTTCTCGGAAACGAGATCGAAGTTGTTGCAATCAACGACCTCGTCCCTGCTGAGAATCTTGCATACCTTCTTAAGTATGACACTACACAAGGCCGCTTCAAGGGCACTGTAGAAACTAAGGGTGACGACGTCATCGTAGTGAATGGTAACGAAATCAAGACACTCGCTCTTCGCGAAGGTCCAGCAGCCCTTCCTTGGAAGGAGCTTGGTGTTGACATCGTAATCGAGTCCACTGGTCTCTTCGTTCAAGACGAAAAAGCAGCTGGCCACATCGCTGCGGGTGCCAAGAAGGTCATCATCTCCGCTCCTGGTAAGGGTGACGGCGTAAAGACTGTTGTTCTCGGCGTAAATGACGACGAGCTCACAGCTGAGCACGACATCATCTCCAATGCATCTTGCACAACTAACTGCTTGGCTCCGATGACTAAGGTCATCCTTGACAACTTCGGCATTGTCGAAGGTCTCATGACAACAGTTCACTCTTACACAGCGACTCAGAAGACAGTTGATGGTCCTTCTCCTAAGGACATGAAGGGCGGCCGCACAGCAGCTCTTAACATCATCCCTTCCACTACTGGTGCTGCGAAGGCTGTTGGCCTCGTGCTTCCTGAAGTTCAAGGCAAGCTCTCTGGTATGGCTTTCCGCGTTCCAACTCCAACTGTATCGGTTGTTGACCTTACAGTTAAGACTGAGAAGAGCACTTCTTACGAAGACATCTGCGCTAAGATGAAGGAAGCTTCTGAAGGTTCTCTCAAGGGTATCCTTGGTTACACTGAAGACGAAGTGGCTTCTTCTGACTTCATCCACGACGAGCTTAGCTCCATCTTCGATGCGGGCAGCGGCATGGGTCTCTCTGACTCGTTCTTCAAGCTTGTTTCTTGGTATGACAACGAATGGGGTTACTCAAACCGCGTTGTTGAGCTCGTTCAGAAGGTTTCCAAGTTCCTCTAA
- a CDS encoding RICIN domain-containing protein — translation MKLSSVRSKMTRLTTSLVTIAMACSCGIAQAELGDRASWMRGALGLMWHPTSYDWELLEENQDWMSIDPFLEQIEEIDSIDYIQLNLGDAASKSASHTAPSDVIESFMGDVIIVPRAASGYDPFEEWLIACKAKGLRTQVYVNSNCLVYGDATISERWKDYCDTKSAVKTFVKSQSYHTDADYPDRAYMFCYAEYVIKDYSLRYGDLIDAWCFDKASKITANGDVLDPDGVISDQRLFEAWANAARAGNPNAAVAFNHGVGWVAKPFNNTTLVADYTFGHPFGGTGDPTTENLYPKNFSMCEQMGETNGHVYINDGRDWNDKVMGHYYPKMSTSAWNGGNTAALTDAEFLEWNEVGLSGGAITWGLPIVHSDCNKSWKAPDLLAKDWAMEQLRYMNDRISVSKTHYVQFRKRNALNYCLNGGGGGVNGQNVSLWTYIDNHRNLTWEEIYRGDGFYSYKKKGTNYCIDGGNDGANGQNVYLWQEDADNYNQQWKKVAQDDGTYQLRKRNKTNYAIDGNPDGANSQNVDLRKSVKTSQDMHWFIEYK, via the coding sequence ATGAAACTATCAAGTGTAAGAAGTAAAATGACTCGGCTCACGACCTCATTGGTCACCATTGCCATGGCTTGTTCCTGCGGTATCGCGCAGGCAGAGCTGGGTGACCGGGCGAGCTGGATGCGAGGCGCATTAGGCCTGATGTGGCACCCCACCAGTTATGACTGGGAGTTGTTGGAAGAGAACCAAGATTGGATGTCGATTGACCCCTTCCTCGAGCAGATTGAAGAGATCGACTCGATCGATTACATCCAGTTAAACTTAGGAGATGCTGCTAGCAAATCAGCGTCGCACACCGCGCCTAGTGATGTGATCGAAAGCTTCATGGGCGATGTAATCATTGTTCCGCGTGCCGCTTCGGGTTACGACCCATTTGAAGAGTGGCTAATCGCATGTAAAGCGAAGGGATTGAGAACTCAGGTCTACGTAAATAGCAACTGCCTCGTCTATGGTGATGCAACCATTTCCGAACGCTGGAAGGATTATTGCGACACGAAAAGCGCGGTAAAAACCTTTGTCAAAAGCCAGTCCTATCATACAGATGCTGACTATCCTGACCGGGCATACATGTTCTGCTACGCTGAGTATGTGATTAAAGATTATTCGCTTCGTTATGGAGACTTAATCGACGCGTGGTGCTTTGATAAGGCTAGTAAAATCACAGCCAACGGTGATGTATTAGACCCTGATGGTGTGATCAGCGATCAACGGTTGTTCGAAGCGTGGGCGAATGCCGCTCGCGCAGGTAATCCCAATGCAGCCGTTGCTTTTAATCATGGTGTTGGTTGGGTAGCGAAGCCCTTTAACAATACCACGCTTGTTGCGGATTATACCTTCGGCCATCCCTTTGGCGGAACCGGTGACCCTACCACGGAAAATCTCTATCCCAAGAACTTCAGCATGTGTGAGCAAATGGGTGAGACGAATGGCCATGTCTATATTAACGACGGCAGAGACTGGAACGACAAAGTAATGGGGCATTATTACCCAAAGATGAGCACCTCTGCATGGAACGGAGGCAATACTGCGGCCCTGACAGATGCGGAATTCTTGGAATGGAATGAAGTCGGACTCAGTGGCGGTGCGATCACTTGGGGATTACCAATCGTTCACTCTGATTGCAATAAGTCGTGGAAGGCTCCCGACCTGCTCGCGAAAGACTGGGCGATGGAACAGCTCAGATACATGAATGACCGGATTAGTGTCAGCAAAACGCACTATGTCCAATTCCGTAAGCGCAATGCACTCAACTATTGCCTCAATGGCGGAGGTGGCGGAGTTAACGGGCAGAATGTAAGCCTTTGGACTTATATTGATAACCATAGGAACTTGACCTGGGAAGAAATCTATCGCGGTGACGGTTTCTATTCTTACAAGAAGAAAGGAACGAACTACTGCATCGATGGTGGCAATGATGGAGCCAACGGTCAGAATGTTTACCTATGGCAAGAAGATGCCGATAATTACAATCAACAGTGGAAAAAGGTGGCGCAAGACGACGGCACGTATCAATTGCGCAAGCGAAATAAAACCAACTATGCAATTGATGGTAACCCCGATGGCGCAAATTCACAGAATGTGGATCTCAGAAAATCGGTTAAGACCAGTCAAGATATGCATTGGTTTATCGAATATAAATAA
- a CDS encoding phosphoglycerate kinase — protein sequence MATKTIKDVDLSGKRVFVRCDFNVPLTDGVISDDSRIVAALPTIQNLIAQGAKVILSSHLGRPKGEKNAKYSLAPVAEELAKQLNQPVTFIEDCIGEEVEAEVAKLGEGEVALLENVRFYKGETDNDPEFAASLAKLADAFVNDAFGTAHRAHASTAGVAKHLSPCVCGLLIEKELAYLGDKTNSPERPLTVILGGAKVSDKIKVIDALLEKADTIIIGGAMAYTFALAEGRTVGESLSEPDFIPTAKSALAKAKEKGVKFLLPIDNLAVKDLDFGAGTVGETKIFEGSIDAGWEGVDIGPKSIALFSEEVKNAKTVLWNGPMGIFEIDACNKGTFAVAKTIADSDACSIIGGGDSVKAIKMAGYGDQVTFMSTGGGASLEFLEGKELPGVTALDQA from the coding sequence ATGGCTACTAAAACCATCAAAGACGTCGACCTTTCCGGTAAGCGCGTATTCGTTCGTTGCGACTTCAATGTCCCTCTCACTGACGGAGTCATCTCTGACGATTCTCGTATCGTTGCAGCACTTCCAACCATTCAGAACCTCATCGCTCAAGGCGCAAAGGTCATCCTTTCCAGCCACTTGGGGCGTCCTAAGGGTGAGAAAAATGCGAAGTATAGCCTCGCACCCGTTGCTGAAGAGCTTGCCAAGCAACTCAACCAACCTGTTACTTTCATCGAAGATTGCATCGGTGAAGAAGTTGAAGCTGAAGTCGCTAAGCTCGGCGAAGGCGAAGTCGCACTCCTCGAAAACGTTCGCTTTTACAAAGGCGAAACAGACAACGATCCAGAGTTCGCTGCGTCTCTTGCGAAACTTGCAGATGCCTTCGTAAACGATGCATTCGGCACCGCTCACCGCGCACACGCTTCCACAGCAGGCGTCGCAAAGCACCTTTCACCTTGTGTTTGCGGTCTTCTCATCGAGAAAGAGCTCGCATACCTCGGCGACAAGACAAACAGCCCAGAGCGTCCGCTCACTGTGATTCTTGGCGGCGCAAAGGTATCCGATAAGATCAAAGTGATCGACGCACTCCTCGAAAAGGCAGACACCATCATTATCGGTGGTGCGATGGCTTACACATTTGCACTGGCAGAAGGTCGCACCGTTGGTGAGTCCCTCAGCGAGCCTGATTTCATCCCAACTGCTAAGTCCGCTCTCGCGAAAGCGAAAGAGAAGGGCGTTAAGTTCCTTCTTCCGATCGACAATCTTGCAGTGAAAGATCTCGACTTCGGTGCTGGCACTGTTGGCGAAACGAAGATCTTCGAAGGCAGCATTGATGCTGGCTGGGAAGGTGTTGACATCGGCCCTAAGAGCATCGCGCTCTTCAGCGAAGAAGTGAAGAATGCTAAGACAGTTCTTTGGAACGGTCCTATGGGCATCTTCGAAATCGATGCCTGCAACAAGGGCACCTTCGCAGTTGCTAAGACCATCGCAGACTCAGACGCATGCTCCATCATTGGTGGCGGTGACTCTGTGAAAGCCATCAAGATGGCTGGCTATGGTGATCAAGTCACATTCATGAGCACCGGCGGTGGCGCTTCCCTCGAATTCCTCGAAGGTAAAGAGCTTCCAGGTGTGACTGCACTTGACCAAGCGTAA
- a CDS encoding U32 family peptidase — MTTESREQHIEILSPAGCYASLQAAIDGGADAVYFGLAQLNMRARSRRSFHVKDLPEIMERCRKGGIRGYLTLNTLLYDHDLKLCYKLLETAKEQGVHAVICADMACVLKARELGLEVHLSTQLSISNFESFQFYAQFCDRIVLAREVNLSMIQKIRDQVLATDLRGPAGRIVEIEAFAHGALCIAVSGRCGMSLFTDNASANRGACVQNCRKEYIVKDKESGKELLIDNNFVMSPNDISTIEFLDQVLDAGVHTLKLEGRGRSPEYVKLVTRAYRKAVDAVQAGTYSKEFVATLLEDIQKVYNRGHSDGYYLGREQGWSNAYGSKATHQKVLLGQVTHYYSKIGVAEITATGVVKVGDEFVIIGETSGVIEGKVESLRLDDGEVDQVKNGDVFAIKVSERVRKNDKFFTMVPVSAPSKA; from the coding sequence ATGACAACAGAATCACGCGAACAACACATTGAAATCCTGTCACCCGCAGGCTGTTACGCCTCACTACAGGCTGCGATCGACGGCGGTGCGGACGCGGTTTACTTCGGCCTTGCACAGTTGAATATGCGTGCTCGCTCGCGTCGCTCATTCCACGTCAAGGATCTACCTGAGATCATGGAGCGTTGCCGCAAGGGTGGTATTCGCGGCTATTTGACGCTGAATACCTTGCTCTATGACCATGACTTGAAGCTCTGCTACAAGCTGCTCGAAACGGCAAAAGAGCAGGGGGTGCATGCCGTGATTTGCGCCGACATGGCCTGTGTGTTAAAGGCACGTGAGCTTGGACTGGAGGTGCACCTCTCCACCCAACTGTCTATTTCCAATTTCGAATCCTTCCAGTTCTACGCACAATTCTGCGACCGTATCGTGCTCGCGCGTGAGGTGAATTTATCGATGATTCAGAAGATCCGCGATCAAGTGCTTGCAACCGACCTACGTGGTCCAGCAGGCCGAATTGTCGAAATCGAAGCCTTTGCGCATGGTGCGCTCTGTATTGCGGTATCTGGTCGCTGTGGCATGTCGCTGTTTACCGACAATGCCTCGGCCAATCGTGGTGCCTGCGTGCAGAACTGCCGCAAGGAATACATCGTTAAAGACAAGGAAAGCGGCAAGGAACTACTGATTGATAATAATTTCGTGATGTCGCCCAATGACATCTCAACCATCGAGTTCCTTGACCAAGTGCTGGATGCAGGTGTGCACACACTGAAGCTCGAAGGCCGTGGCCGTTCGCCTGAGTATGTGAAGCTCGTCACGCGCGCCTACCGCAAGGCTGTCGATGCCGTGCAGGCTGGCACCTACTCGAAGGAGTTTGTGGCAACATTGCTCGAAGACATTCAGAAGGTCTATAACCGCGGTCACTCCGATGGCTATTACCTCGGTCGTGAGCAAGGTTGGTCAAATGCCTATGGCTCGAAGGCGACGCACCAGAAGGTGTTGCTTGGGCAGGTCACGCATTATTACTCGAAAATTGGCGTCGCTGAGATCACTGCCACGGGTGTGGTGAAAGTCGGCGATGAGTTCGTGATCATTGGCGAAACCAGCGGCGTGATCGAAGGCAAGGTCGAGAGCCTGCGCCTGGACGACGGCGAGGTCGATCAAGTCAAGAACGGCGACGTCTTTGCGATCAAAGTCAGCGAGCGCGTGCGTAAGAACGACAAGTTCTTCACCATGGTGCCTGTCTCCGCTCCATCCAAAGCCTAA
- a CDS encoding ferredoxin encodes MKFIKIAHKKPECIGCMLCAEVAPQYWEMDEDGEAQLLRVTREDKSFQYGEGFEEDRAVLKEAEEGCPVNIIKIG; translated from the coding sequence GTGAAATTCATAAAGATAGCCCACAAGAAGCCGGAATGTATCGGCTGTATGCTTTGCGCGGAAGTCGCACCGCAATATTGGGAAATGGATGAGGACGGCGAAGCGCAACTCCTACGTGTTACTCGCGAGGATAAATCCTTTCAATACGGCGAAGGCTTTGAAGAGGATCGCGCCGTGCTCAAAGAAGCTGAAGAAGGCTGCCCCGTGAATATCATCAAAATCGGATAA
- a CDS encoding glycerol-3-phosphate dehydrogenase/oxidase, translating to MNREKSLQCVQTATQPFDIVIIGGGASGLGAAVDAAARGHRVALFEQADFAKGTSSRSTKLVHGGVRYLQQGNVSLVLEALRERGRLAKNAPHLVHSQAFVIPNYAWWEGPFYAIGMKVYDQLAGKLGLEPSRHLSRDETIAAIPTIEQDHLSGGVIYQDGQFDDSRLAINLAQTATEHDASMVNYCRCTGLIKENGKVCGVEIHDIESDTTFSVRALSVVNATGVFVDELRSIDDSTAKPIIAVSQGIHIVLPKSFLPGNAAIMIPKTADGRVLFAVPWHDHVVVGTTDTPLDSKSLEPRALAEEREFIMTHACKYLTKDPCPEDVLSVYAGLRPLVKSGDSNDTAALSRDHTILISQSGLITLTGGKWTTYRKMAEDVIDQAQELAKLPRYLCPTESMKIHGWSEACAISDHLKGYGADAKAIQAIIATDSTAADTLHPKLPYQKAEVIWHAREEMARTVEDVLARRTRALLLNAAASIEAAPVVAEILAKELGHDTAWEAKQVAAYAELAKGYLFTDSASVT from the coding sequence ATGAATCGAGAGAAATCACTCCAATGCGTGCAGACAGCCACGCAACCATTCGATATCGTCATTATTGGCGGTGGCGCATCTGGGCTCGGAGCCGCAGTGGATGCCGCTGCGCGCGGCCACAGGGTTGCGCTCTTTGAGCAAGCGGACTTTGCCAAAGGCACTTCCAGTCGCTCCACGAAACTCGTGCATGGTGGCGTGCGCTACCTGCAACAAGGCAACGTCTCACTCGTGCTCGAAGCGCTGCGCGAACGTGGCCGCCTGGCTAAGAACGCCCCGCACCTCGTCCACTCTCAGGCATTCGTGATCCCGAACTACGCATGGTGGGAGGGACCCTTTTACGCAATCGGCATGAAGGTCTACGATCAACTCGCTGGTAAGCTGGGCTTAGAACCGTCACGGCACCTGAGTCGCGACGAAACCATCGCTGCGATTCCCACCATCGAGCAAGATCACCTCAGCGGTGGCGTCATCTATCAAGATGGACAATTCGACGATTCACGGCTTGCGATCAACCTCGCGCAAACGGCGACCGAGCATGACGCGTCGATGGTCAACTACTGCCGCTGCACAGGTCTGATCAAAGAGAACGGCAAAGTCTGCGGGGTTGAGATTCACGACATTGAGAGCGATACCACCTTTAGCGTGCGAGCGCTGTCTGTGGTCAACGCGACCGGTGTGTTTGTCGACGAACTGCGCAGTATCGATGATTCTACGGCCAAGCCGATCATCGCCGTGAGCCAAGGCATTCACATCGTGCTACCGAAAAGCTTTTTGCCGGGCAATGCAGCGATCATGATCCCAAAGACCGCCGATGGCCGTGTGCTCTTCGCGGTGCCGTGGCATGATCATGTTGTGGTCGGCACGACGGATACCCCACTCGATTCAAAAAGCTTAGAGCCACGTGCGTTGGCAGAAGAGCGGGAGTTTATCATGACGCATGCTTGCAAGTATCTGACCAAAGACCCATGCCCAGAAGATGTGCTCAGCGTCTATGCCGGGCTTCGCCCGCTGGTCAAATCTGGTGACAGTAATGACACCGCGGCGCTCTCCCGCGACCATACGATCCTGATTAGTCAAAGCGGACTCATCACACTGACCGGCGGTAAATGGACGACTTATCGCAAGATGGCCGAGGATGTGATCGACCAGGCACAAGAGCTTGCGAAGCTCCCTCGCTACCTGTGCCCCACTGAATCGATGAAAATCCATGGTTGGTCTGAGGCGTGTGCTATCTCAGACCACTTGAAAGGCTACGGGGCGGATGCCAAAGCCATTCAAGCAATCATTGCGACTGACTCAACGGCCGCTGACACGTTACACCCGAAACTTCCTTATCAAAAGGCAGAAGTGATCTGGCACGCCAGAGAGGAAATGGCACGGACAGTCGAAGATGTGTTAGCCCGCCGCACACGTGCGTTACTGCTCAACGCGGCGGCATCGATCGAGGCCGCACCGGTCGTTGCTGAGATACTAGCCAAAGAGCTCGGGCATGATACGGCATGGGAAGCCAAGCAAGTAGCCGCCTATGCCGAACTAGCCAAGGGCTATCTGTTTACCGACTCAGCGAGTGTGACATAA
- a CDS encoding cupin domain-containing protein → MITNVHTIVPEVAEGVRGGTGTVYAHKLLDLFPGSAIKSVGIVRLEPGASVGAHSHHGDEDFYYCISGTGIVVDNGVEHPFTPGTLQITRDGETQAIRNTGETELIFLGALVDTPTEFE, encoded by the coding sequence ATGATTACAAATGTTCACACTATTGTCCCTGAAGTCGCTGAAGGCGTGCGTGGCGGCACCGGAACTGTTTATGCTCACAAGCTCCTAGATCTGTTCCCTGGCAGCGCCATTAAAAGTGTAGGAATCGTCCGACTCGAGCCCGGCGCAAGCGTCGGTGCACACTCGCATCATGGCGACGAAGACTTCTATTACTGCATCTCCGGAACCGGCATCGTCGTCGATAACGGCGTCGAGCATCCGTTCACTCCTGGCACGCTACAAATCACTCGCGACGGCGAAACACAGGCCATCCGTAACACCGGCGAAACCGAGCTAATTTTCCTCGGTGCGTTGGTTGATACGCCGACCGAGTTTGAGTAG
- a CDS encoding tRNA (cytidine(34)-2'-O)-methyltransferase gives MLHIVLFNPEIPQNTGNIGRLCAITETRLHLIHPLGFTITDKHLKRSGMDYWHSLDVHHHDDWDAFKASEFAPKRLWLFTTKADHVYWDVDYADDDGLVFGSEGHGVPDWLHTELEGQRVTIPHKNTEMRSLNLSTSAGIATYEAIRQLSV, from the coding sequence ATGCTTCATATCGTTCTATTTAATCCTGAGATCCCGCAGAATACGGGTAACATCGGCCGTCTCTGCGCGATCACAGAGACCCGCCTGCACTTGATCCACCCGCTCGGCTTTACGATCACAGATAAGCACCTCAAGCGTAGCGGCATGGATTATTGGCACTCGTTGGATGTGCACCATCACGACGACTGGGACGCGTTTAAAGCGAGCGAGTTTGCGCCAAAGCGGCTCTGGCTCTTCACTACCAAAGCCGATCATGTGTATTGGGATGTGGACTACGCAGATGACGATGGACTCGTGTTTGGTAGCGAAGGGCATGGCGTGCCGGATTGGCTCCATACCGAACTGGAAGGGCAACGCGTCACCATTCCGCATAAGAACACTGAGATGCGCTCGCTGAATCTGTCGACCTCAGCAGGCATTGCGACCTACGAGGCGATTCGGCAACTTTCGGTTTAG
- a CDS encoding diacylglycerol kinase, with translation MSTDQPDPSTHKHKGATRLLKASQCSISGLGYAIKEAAFRLEVIVGSVLIVLSCFLNVGVAEHLLLIGSVLLVLIAEILNSAIEAVVDDISFERRELAKQAKDMGSAAVFIALVNCSLCWVYIVVANWDGLLG, from the coding sequence ATGAGCACAGACCAACCAGATCCTTCGACTCATAAACATAAGGGCGCGACTCGTCTTTTAAAGGCGAGTCAATGCTCGATATCCGGCTTAGGCTACGCAATCAAGGAGGCAGCCTTTCGATTGGAGGTCATCGTCGGCAGTGTATTGATTGTGCTGTCCTGCTTCTTAAACGTAGGAGTGGCAGAGCATTTATTGCTAATAGGTTCTGTCTTGCTTGTTTTAATCGCGGAAATCCTGAATTCAGCGATAGAGGCGGTGGTCGATGACATTTCGTTTGAGCGTCGTGAACTAGCCAAACAGGCGAAAGACATGGGCAGTGCCGCGGTCTTTATCGCACTGGTCAACTGCTCATTATGTTGGGTCTACATTGTCGTGGCAAACTGGGATGGCTTGTTGGGGTAG